One Pseudomonas sp. MH9.2 DNA segment encodes these proteins:
- a CDS encoding DUF2933 domain-containing protein, which translates to MSPHQHSVENASLPFWRSKTGVVLTMLVAIGAFYLVREHFSHLSPYLTYLPYLILFACPLMHIFGHGHGGRGQHVDPSETNKDEKGK; encoded by the coding sequence ATGAGCCCTCATCAGCATTCGGTTGAAAATGCCTCGCTACCCTTCTGGAGGAGCAAAACAGGTGTCGTACTCACCATGCTGGTTGCGATTGGCGCCTTCTATCTGGTTAGGGAACACTTCAGTCATCTTTCACCTTATCTGACTTACCTGCCCTATCTGATCCTGTTCGCCTGCCCGCTGATGCATATTTTCGGACACGGACACGGGGGGCGCGGTCAACATGTCGATCCGTCAGAAACCAACAAGGATGAGAAAGGAAAATAG
- a CDS encoding heavy metal response regulator transcription factor → MKLLVAEDEPTLGIYLQQGLTETGFTVDRFTDGSEALQHALSEAYDLLILDVMMPGMDGWELLQKVRRSGKEVPVLFLTARDSIEDRVKGLELGADDYLIKPFAFSELLARVRTLLRRGNSAPAQTHMKVADLEVDLLKRRAIRGGKRIDLTAKEFALLELLLRRRGEVLSKSLIASQVWDMNFDSDTNVIEVAVRRLRAKIDDDFEVKLIQTVRGMGYMLDSPDSDQE, encoded by the coding sequence ATGAAACTTTTGGTTGCTGAAGACGAACCGACATTAGGTATCTATTTACAGCAGGGCCTGACCGAGACCGGGTTCACTGTTGATCGATTCACCGACGGCAGTGAGGCCCTTCAACACGCCTTAAGCGAGGCATACGACCTGCTGATTCTGGACGTGATGATGCCAGGCATGGATGGGTGGGAACTCCTTCAAAAGGTGCGTAGGTCGGGTAAAGAGGTGCCGGTGCTTTTCCTGACGGCGCGAGACAGCATTGAAGATAGGGTCAAGGGCCTAGAGCTGGGGGCAGACGATTATCTGATCAAACCTTTCGCTTTTTCTGAATTGCTGGCTCGCGTCAGAACCTTGCTGCGTCGCGGTAATAGCGCTCCCGCGCAAACCCATATGAAAGTGGCCGATCTTGAGGTCGACCTACTCAAACGCAGGGCAATTCGGGGAGGAAAACGCATAGACCTGACGGCTAAAGAGTTCGCGCTGCTGGAGCTACTGCTGCGGCGCAGAGGCGAAGTGCTATCAAAGTCACTCATTGCCTCTCAAGTCTGGGACATGAACTTCGACAGCGATACTAACGTGATAGAAGTGGCGGTAAGAAGGCTCAGGGCGAAGATTGATGACGACTTCGAGGTCAAACTGATCCAGACCGTTCGAGGCATGGGTTACATGCTGGACTCACCAGACTCGGATCAGGAATGA
- a CDS encoding heavy metal sensor histidine kinase gives MNRLSLTTRLSLMFMLSVTVVLTVAGVSFNHLSQRHFKMLDQQTLNEKLSSTQRILGELHSVDQFSELKPQLEALLGAHRDLTAIILNSDGKLFFASPRPVRVPEQLRTLESNAMLEWQDHEQIYRGVMAPAIVPGQDKPLTVILIFDVTQHMYFFETLQRWFWIGLVISALVSAGLGWMVARSGMRPIRQVTMVAASMSAGSLKERIPLAPVPKELQQMVSSFNAMLSRLDDAFVRLSNFSADIAHELRTPVSNLMTHTEVVLSRKRNIEDYEDNLFSNLEDLKRMSRMIDDMLFLAKSDNKLIKPENSQIELREVVGKLLEYYRLLADERGIELCVSGVGSVSGDVLMLRRAISNLLSNALRYTPEGKTIRVDIRQTNTSTVVTVQNPGKTIAPEHLEKLFDRFYRADPARREGSPSNAGLGLSITRSIIEAHEGRIWCTSSNGTTDFHIELPSASMKRA, from the coding sequence ATGAACCGCCTATCCCTTACAACACGCCTGAGCTTGATGTTCATGCTTTCGGTGACCGTCGTGCTTACCGTTGCCGGCGTTAGTTTTAATCACCTCAGCCAGCGTCATTTCAAGATGCTGGATCAGCAAACCCTGAACGAAAAACTCAGCTCAACCCAAAGGATCTTGGGAGAGCTGCACAGCGTCGATCAATTCAGTGAGTTAAAACCACAGCTAGAGGCTTTGCTGGGGGCACACCGTGATTTGACCGCTATCATTCTGAATAGCGATGGAAAGCTGTTTTTCGCTAGCCCAAGGCCGGTCAGGGTGCCAGAGCAGCTCCGCACGCTCGAAAGCAACGCGATGTTGGAGTGGCAGGACCATGAGCAGATTTACCGAGGCGTCATGGCCCCGGCAATTGTTCCCGGGCAGGATAAGCCGCTGACCGTGATCTTGATCTTTGATGTGACGCAGCATATGTATTTCTTCGAGACCCTTCAGCGATGGTTTTGGATAGGGTTGGTGATCAGCGCGCTAGTCAGTGCCGGGCTGGGGTGGATGGTTGCACGCAGCGGTATGCGCCCTATTCGGCAGGTGACGATGGTCGCGGCCTCGATGTCTGCCGGCTCACTGAAAGAACGCATCCCGTTGGCGCCCGTGCCAAAAGAACTCCAGCAGATGGTGTCATCGTTCAACGCAATGTTGTCCCGTCTGGACGATGCATTTGTCCGGCTTTCGAATTTTTCCGCAGACATTGCTCATGAGCTGCGAACGCCTGTCAGTAACCTGATGACCCACACTGAGGTAGTGCTCTCACGAAAAAGGAACATTGAGGACTACGAAGACAATCTGTTCTCAAATCTTGAGGATTTGAAGCGCATGTCTCGCATGATCGATGACATGCTTTTCCTGGCCAAGTCCGACAATAAGTTGATCAAACCAGAGAACAGCCAGATAGAGCTGCGGGAGGTGGTGGGGAAACTGCTCGAATACTACCGCCTGCTGGCTGACGAGCGAGGCATTGAGCTTTGCGTTTCAGGTGTCGGAAGTGTCAGCGGTGACGTATTGATGCTGCGCAGAGCCATCTCGAACTTACTTTCGAATGCGCTACGGTACACGCCAGAGGGGAAAACCATCCGTGTGGATATCCGTCAGACAAATACGTCGACGGTGGTGACGGTGCAAAACCCTGGGAAGACCATTGCGCCCGAACACCTTGAGAAACTTTTTGATCGCTTTTACCGCGCAGACCCTGCGAGGCGCGAAGGGAGCCCTAGCAACGCAGGACTGGGGCTGTCGATTACCCGGTCGATCATTGAAGCTCATGAGGGCAGAATCTGGTGCACTTCATCCAATGGAACAACTGACTTTCATATTGAACTCCCTAGTGCCAGCATGAAACGCGCCTAA
- a CDS encoding multicopper oxidase family protein, producing the protein MQRRTFLGGLALTGLAGPWLQAWSADTMTSSSTPPGLPLLASDMLPAGGSLREIPKLANASSVPGHFQATLTAAPLAVPFIPGQAATEFWAYNGGLPGPLIELFEGDTVAITFVNNLKQPSTIHWHGLPIPPEQDGNPHDPVPPGGRRTYSFNLPEGSAGTYWYHPHPHQNTAEQAFRGLAGPLVVRSRHDPLAGLPERLLVVSDLKLDRYAAIAPNEANDWMNGREGQFALVNAQHQPVLPFASGGRERWRIWNACSARYLQLALPGSTLTLVGTDGGLLEEPQSGLTEYLLAPGQRIELIIDAGRRRDRVELSANIYARGKMGDVTPDHIMPLLTVDFTTVTATEQAALPLKLGSVPDLGAAAVRKQVVFSEKMSMANGRHGVQFLVNDQEYDMQRIDLVSRVNEVELWEIVNHSDMDHPFHLHGTQFQVVEREFDGVVTPVSFRAWQDTVNLRSSEIVRIKTVQRWPGLRMFHCHILEHEAMGMMGQLKVV; encoded by the coding sequence ATGCAACGGCGCACCTTCCTTGGAGGGTTGGCGTTGACAGGGCTGGCTGGCCCTTGGTTACAAGCGTGGTCGGCAGACACCATGACCTCCTCATCGACACCTCCTGGATTGCCTTTGCTGGCATCAGATATGCTACCGGCTGGCGGCTCACTGCGCGAAATCCCCAAACTGGCCAACGCCAGCAGCGTGCCAGGCCACTTTCAGGCGACCCTGACCGCTGCGCCACTAGCGGTTCCCTTTATCCCTGGACAAGCCGCAACCGAATTCTGGGCATATAATGGTGGCCTGCCTGGCCCCCTGATCGAGCTGTTTGAGGGCGACACGGTCGCAATCACCTTCGTCAACAATCTCAAACAGCCGTCTACTATCCACTGGCACGGCTTGCCGATACCGCCAGAGCAAGACGGCAATCCGCATGACCCGGTACCACCAGGCGGACGCCGTACTTACAGTTTCAATTTGCCCGAGGGCAGCGCCGGCACCTACTGGTATCACCCGCATCCTCACCAAAACACAGCGGAACAAGCGTTCCGAGGCTTGGCAGGCCCACTGGTGGTAAGGTCGCGGCATGACCCCTTGGCCGGGTTGCCAGAGCGATTGCTGGTGGTCTCCGATCTCAAACTAGACCGTTACGCTGCCATCGCCCCGAACGAAGCCAACGACTGGATGAACGGTCGCGAAGGTCAGTTCGCCTTGGTCAATGCCCAGCACCAACCCGTCTTGCCATTCGCCTCTGGAGGTCGTGAGCGCTGGCGCATTTGGAACGCCTGTAGTGCCCGCTACCTGCAACTCGCTCTGCCCGGTAGCACGCTGACTCTGGTCGGCACCGACGGTGGTCTGCTGGAAGAGCCACAGTCTGGGTTGACCGAATACCTGTTGGCACCGGGTCAGCGGATCGAACTGATAATCGACGCAGGCCGCCGTCGCGACCGCGTGGAATTGAGCGCCAATATCTACGCGCGCGGCAAAATGGGCGATGTGACGCCTGATCACATCATGCCTCTGCTGACGGTTGATTTTACGACGGTCACAGCCACAGAGCAGGCAGCCCTGCCGCTTAAGCTCGGCTCAGTGCCCGACCTTGGTGCGGCCGCAGTACGCAAACAGGTGGTGTTCAGCGAAAAAATGAGCATGGCCAATGGTCGCCATGGCGTGCAGTTTCTGGTCAACGACCAGGAATACGACATGCAACGTATCGATCTGGTGAGCCGAGTCAACGAGGTCGAGCTATGGGAAATCGTCAATCATTCTGACATGGACCATCCCTTTCACCTGCACGGCACTCAGTTCCAAGTGGTTGAGCGGGAGTTTGACGGCGTAGTCACACCGGTATCTTTCCGTGCCTGGCAAGACACGGTCAATCTGCGCTCAAGTGAAATCGTACGCATTAAAACGGTACAGCGTTGGCCCGGCCTGCGCATGTTTCACTGCCACATCCTCGAACACGAAGCGATGGGCATGATGGGGCAGCTCAAGGTGGTTTGA
- the copC gene encoding copper homeostasis periplasmic binding protein CopC produces MSFFKTTTLAAALTAGLLLSAVAQSHPKLTSSNPADGSASVAPSKIELHFSENLTTQFSGAKLIMTDMPGMPNSPMGVKASISGSDDPKTMVITPASPLTTGSYKVEWRAVSSDTHPMTGNFSFKVK; encoded by the coding sequence ATGTCATTTTTTAAAACTACAACTTTAGCGGCTGCACTTACTGCCGGATTGCTCTTGAGCGCTGTAGCCCAATCGCATCCAAAGTTAACCTCCTCAAACCCTGCGGACGGCTCGGCCTCCGTAGCTCCTTCCAAGATCGAGCTGCACTTCTCGGAAAACCTCACTACTCAGTTTTCGGGAGCGAAACTGATAATGACAGACATGCCGGGCATGCCTAATTCACCCATGGGTGTGAAGGCGAGTATTTCAGGCAGCGATGATCCGAAAACGATGGTCATCACACCCGCCTCTCCGCTCACCACGGGTTCTTATAAAGTCGAGTGGCGAGCGGTCTCTTCAGACACTCACCCCATGACAGGCAATTTTTCTTTCAAAGTGAAATGA
- the copD gene encoding copper homeostasis membrane protein CopD — MSDSINIALRFALYMDLMLLFGLATFGLYSLRGKERVSGSVLNFESLLFGTAITALALSLFAMLLLAKMMSGVSDFMELHHHIFQMVLMGTDVGLTWMVRIIALVLACIAATLNKRFPTPSLWAVAILSAVALATLAWTGHGAMDEGSRRYMHFTSDIFHLLAAGGWLGALAGFALLLRARILKGEQEVRILARALTGFESAGALIVVTIGLSGIVNYLFIVGPTLDQVMLSTYGVLLFLKILLFAGMIVLASLNRFHLSPLLERSIKKGHYAIAVNALRRSMTLEFSIATVIVCLVAWLGTLSPEMDMSAAAG; from the coding sequence ATGAGCGACTCAATCAACATAGCCCTTCGCTTCGCTCTTTATATGGACCTGATGCTGCTATTCGGCCTGGCAACTTTTGGCCTGTATAGCCTAAGGGGCAAAGAGAGGGTGTCCGGTTCTGTTCTAAACTTTGAGTCGCTGCTTTTCGGTACGGCAATTACCGCCTTAGCCCTATCACTTTTCGCTATGTTATTACTTGCAAAGATGATGAGTGGTGTTTCAGATTTTATGGAGCTTCATCATCATATTTTTCAAATGGTACTGATGGGGACAGATGTTGGGCTGACGTGGATGGTCCGGATAATAGCCCTTGTACTGGCGTGCATAGCCGCCACCCTGAACAAACGCTTTCCGACGCCAAGTTTATGGGCGGTGGCGATATTGAGTGCTGTCGCCCTTGCTACTCTCGCGTGGACAGGACACGGCGCCATGGATGAGGGCAGTCGTCGTTATATGCATTTCACCAGCGATATTTTTCACCTTTTGGCAGCAGGTGGCTGGTTAGGTGCTCTCGCTGGATTCGCTTTACTGCTGCGAGCGAGGATACTTAAAGGCGAACAGGAGGTGCGGATTCTGGCAAGAGCCCTGACCGGGTTCGAGTCAGCTGGGGCGCTGATCGTAGTAACTATAGGTCTGTCCGGAATAGTAAACTATCTTTTCATCGTCGGACCTACCTTAGACCAAGTGATGCTCAGTACCTATGGCGTACTTCTATTTTTAAAAATCCTATTGTTTGCAGGAATGATTGTATTGGCATCCCTTAATCGCTTCCATTTGAGTCCATTATTAGAGCGATCAATTAAGAAAGGACACTACGCAATTGCCGTCAATGCATTGCGACGCAGCATGACCCTGGAGTTCTCCATCGCGACAGTCATTGTGTGCCTTGTGGCCTGGCTAGGAACCTTGAGCCCCGAGATGGACATGTCAGCTGCGGCTGGGTAG
- a CDS encoding TolC family protein translates to MNSKCYCTGWSLVAALAASGLALPSLAAPLTLDEALRLAENNAPSLTAQDAKIQAASSAAIPAGELPDPKLLLGMQNYPIGGPDRWSIDQDFMTMQVVGVRQEMPNSDKRKARIEVANAAVDRAAAERRVERLNVRQSTALAWISSYSVERKDALFQDFYKENRLLTDTVRAQIAGGRAQPADAVTPKQEAAQLAEQQDNLIRQRAQARAALKRWIGSTANDKPVGSLPEWPVDTSGYSHKLQHHPELAAFAPMTREAQAKVREAEAEKQSDWSWELDYQHRGRQFGDMVSVQFSFDLPLFPDSRQNPKIAAKHAELNQLEAEREALSREHTQQLEEELADYERLNRSVRRNQESLLPLAKEKVELSMASYRAGKGNLNAVVSARRELIEARLKQIDIEEQRALTRARLYFAYGESGQ, encoded by the coding sequence ATGAACTCCAAGTGCTATTGCACAGGTTGGTCCCTCGTGGCCGCCCTGGCGGCAAGCGGACTGGCATTGCCGAGCCTCGCTGCCCCATTGACACTCGATGAAGCGTTGCGGCTGGCCGAAAACAATGCGCCGTCGCTGACTGCACAAGACGCAAAAATTCAGGCTGCCAGCAGCGCTGCCATCCCCGCCGGTGAACTACCCGATCCCAAGTTACTACTGGGCATGCAGAACTACCCCATTGGCGGTCCGGATCGCTGGAGCATCGACCAGGACTTTATGACGATGCAAGTGGTCGGGGTCAGGCAGGAAATGCCCAACAGCGACAAGCGCAAAGCACGCATCGAGGTCGCCAATGCGGCCGTTGATCGAGCCGCTGCTGAGCGTCGAGTCGAACGTCTGAACGTCCGCCAGTCCACTGCATTGGCCTGGATCAGCAGCTACTCCGTTGAGCGTAAAGACGCTCTGTTCCAGGACTTTTACAAAGAAAACCGCCTACTGACCGATACCGTCCGTGCCCAGATTGCCGGTGGCCGCGCTCAACCCGCCGATGCGGTGACACCCAAACAGGAAGCGGCTCAACTGGCGGAGCAGCAGGACAATTTGATTCGCCAGCGCGCACAGGCCCGAGCGGCCCTCAAACGCTGGATTGGCTCCACAGCCAACGATAAGCCAGTGGGCAGCTTGCCTGAATGGCCCGTCGATACCTCAGGCTACTCACATAAGCTGCAACACCACCCTGAATTAGCGGCGTTTGCGCCGATGACCCGCGAGGCGCAAGCCAAGGTCCGTGAAGCCGAGGCGGAGAAGCAGTCGGACTGGAGCTGGGAACTCGATTACCAGCATCGCGGCCGTCAGTTCGGCGATATGGTCAGCGTGCAGTTCTCCTTTGACCTACCGCTGTTTCCTGACTCCCGCCAAAACCCCAAGATTGCGGCTAAGCACGCTGAACTCAACCAGCTTGAGGCCGAGCGTGAGGCCCTTTCACGCGAACATACCCAACAACTGGAGGAAGAGCTGGCCGACTATGAGCGCCTGAACCGTTCTGTGCGCCGAAACCAAGAAAGTCTGTTGCCCCTGGCCAAGGAAAAGGTCGAACTCAGTATGGCCAGCTACCGCGCCGGCAAGGGCAACTTGAACGCTGTTGTATCTGCCCGTCGCGAACTCATCGAAGCCCGCCTCAAACAGATTGATATTGAAGAGCAGCGTGCTCTCACCCGTGCTCGCCTGTATTTCGCCTATGGGGAGTCTGGTCAATGA
- a CDS encoding efflux RND transporter periplasmic adaptor subunit, which translates to MSPKNWKGSLLIGVSITVGVVGGYWLAQPRVIGTSGVAPEQGLKASAERKALYWYDPMYPQQKFDKPGKSPFMDMQLVPQYAGGAGDRATVSIDPSLTQNLGLRFATVTRGVLGSSLDVTGVLAFNERDVAVIQARTAGFVERVYAHAPGDVLNANAALADILVPEWAAAQEEFLALKRNGDADLLAAARQRLRLTGMPAVLIAQVERGGKVQPNLTLTSPIGGVLQELNVRAGMTVAAGETLARVNGLSSVWLAAAVPESEAGSITVGQAVEARLPAFPGTVLNGKVSAILPETNSDSRTLRVRVELPNPDGRLRPGLTAQVHLNRSTEQRVLWVPTEAVIRTGRRALVMLVEDAGRYRPVEVQLGLENDDKTAILKGLEEGQKVVTSGQFLLDSEASLKGIVASTGEKSSPSAAASSFHEADGQIVEINDKEVTLAHGPFKTLGMPGMTMTFPLANPALMQGLKTGDKVRIAVSQTDNGLRVELLDKSGNQP; encoded by the coding sequence ATGAGTCCTAAAAACTGGAAAGGGTCTTTACTGATCGGTGTCTCAATTACCGTGGGTGTTGTCGGTGGTTATTGGCTCGCTCAGCCCCGCGTGATAGGGACATCGGGTGTAGCCCCTGAGCAGGGCCTCAAAGCGTCAGCGGAACGCAAGGCGTTGTACTGGTATGACCCGATGTACCCGCAGCAGAAGTTCGATAAGCCGGGTAAATCCCCCTTTATGGACATGCAACTGGTGCCCCAGTATGCCGGTGGCGCAGGGGATCGTGCGACCGTCAGCATCGATCCGAGCCTGACCCAGAATCTCGGGCTGCGTTTTGCGACAGTCACCCGTGGGGTGCTTGGCTCCAGCCTCGATGTGACAGGTGTCTTGGCATTCAACGAACGTGATGTCGCGGTGATTCAAGCACGCACCGCTGGCTTTGTGGAGCGGGTCTATGCCCATGCCCCAGGCGATGTGCTCAACGCTAATGCAGCATTGGCGGATATCCTGGTGCCGGAGTGGGCTGCTGCCCAGGAAGAGTTCCTTGCACTGAAACGCAACGGTGATGCTGACTTGTTGGCGGCGGCACGCCAGCGTCTGCGCCTCACAGGGATGCCGGCGGTACTGATTGCCCAGGTAGAGCGTGGCGGTAAGGTCCAGCCAAACCTGACCCTCACCAGCCCCATTGGTGGGGTGCTGCAAGAATTGAACGTGCGTGCGGGTATGACCGTGGCGGCTGGCGAGACTCTGGCGCGCGTCAATGGCTTGAGTAGCGTCTGGTTAGCCGCGGCCGTTCCAGAGTCGGAGGCCGGATCGATCACCGTGGGACAGGCGGTTGAGGCCCGCCTGCCCGCCTTCCCAGGGACAGTGCTCAATGGCAAGGTCAGCGCGATTCTGCCCGAAACCAATTCAGACAGCCGCACCCTCCGCGTGCGGGTTGAACTACCCAATCCGGACGGGCGTCTCAGACCGGGTTTGACGGCGCAGGTACACCTGAATCGTTCGACTGAGCAACGTGTGTTGTGGGTGCCGACCGAGGCGGTTATTCGCACTGGCCGACGTGCGCTGGTAATGCTCGTCGAAGACGCCGGCCGCTATCGTCCAGTGGAGGTGCAACTTGGGCTGGAAAACGATGACAAGACCGCGATTTTGAAAGGTCTGGAAGAAGGCCAGAAGGTGGTTACATCTGGCCAGTTCCTGCTCGACTCTGAGGCCAGCCTTAAGGGCATTGTTGCGAGCACAGGGGAAAAGTCATCGCCCAGCGCAGCAGCCTCCAGCTTTCATGAAGCGGATGGGCAGATCGTTGAGATCAACGACAAAGAAGTCACGCTCGCCCATGGCCCCTTCAAGACGCTGGGCATGCCTGGCATGACGATGACTTTCCCACTCGCCAATCCGGCTCTGATGCAGGGCCTAAAAACGGGCGACAAGGTTCGGATCGCGGTTAGCCAGACCGATAATGGTTTGCGTGTTGAGCTCCTGGATAAATCGGGGAACCAGCCATGA